Part of the Plutella xylostella chromosome 22, ilPluXylo3.1, whole genome shotgun sequence genome is shown below.
agcccgtaatcgtcCAATGTTCCATTAAGTATATGGATTTTTCAGTGCCCACTGCCATTTCCGATTTTAAAAGCTTTCAGAATCTTCAGTTCTACTATGAATtacttaaataggtacctacctatgtttttatttgatttttctCAGTTAAGTATTTCTTACTAATCTTGCTTTAAATGCgataaaagtaggtacatacttctCTATTATGTTTCATTCGCCTACAGCATCTAAGTTCGGCAAAAAAACCGCACAAACCTCATCTCGCACGAAAACGCTTGACCAATCCTCACCTGCGACTTATGCTTAAGCCCCTCCGAGATGAGCGAGGGCAGCGTGGTGCTGGTGGAGGTGGACAGGATGGTGCGGTCATCAACCACCTGGTCCAGGTCCGCGAACACCTTCCGCTTCAGCTCCAGGCTCTCCGGGACGCATTCTTGCACGAAGATGGCGCCTTTCACGGCCTCTGCTAGGACTGTTGTGCCTGGAATTAGAAGAGATGTTGGGTAATTTAAGGCATTTCCTGACTACTCCGGTGAAGCAATcgttatttatctatttgattTGGTTACTAACTACAGTGAAGCTTTTCCTATTCGGAAAGATAATAGATTTAGCTACTCTCATcattaaacaaacaaaccaTAAATGATGTTCAGTCATACTTATGTCTTTGCTAATTAGTGTATCaagaaaacaatatttatacatatttacctaCAAGCAACAAATAGGTATTAGATTAGGTAATATTTCTTATCTTTATAGTTTGCTACTTGtttataaaagttaaataatgactttgtaaataaaatacttgtaCAAAACATTGATAAAGTATATTTACTGATATTAATTTGTAAGTTCacatatttaggtaggtacagaagtgtttcttcttcttactaTGTGACTAACACTAGAGCCTTCGGGTTTTTGTCACTCGGGAAGGTTTCTATTTAACTATGTCTAAACAACGTCTAGGTATACCTATCATAAATATGATACCAAAAATTTTCAGTACTTTTCTTGGTTACTGATTTACGAAGCCTGATATGTATATAGGATTTTctgaatgaaataaatacctacctagcgAAGATTACTTATCGAACCTGTGATTACTTCCGTAGATAGTATTAATGCAATCTCGCTTATAAATATTCATGTGCATGTGCATAAGGCATTCGGTCAAGGTTTGCTATCCGCAATGCAACACTTGCAGAATGGAAAGTTGTCACTCGAGTttgtatataagtacttaggtacctacctagtgcCAACAGCACTAAGAGATAAGTACTCACTAACGATATCtagccctgtagcacagggggcttataagacgtgacaaaagttctccatcgcgctcactcttgaggctgcgcgatgtgagtgacaGCGatacaaaacttttgtcacgtcttaaatgcgccccgtactagcccttctaaTTGTAGTAAATAGTAATATTCATCTATAATCCAATATTCAACAATGGGCAGCCAAAGCAAACAATTCCTAGTTAAATGGGATGTCGATTAAATTTCAGGCTCTCTGTACCCAAAACCCTCTGctgaaaattatatattacCTGTCGTTATATATAATCTGAAATCATGTTACTAGTTAAGAAGTACTAAGGATTGATTTCTACTTCTTGACTGCCAGATATACGAGTACACGGCTCCAACCGCTACTAAAATTACCTTTAATGCACTTGAACTGCTCAGCAGCGCTGATCTCTCCCCGCAGCAGGCCGTCCTTCTCTAGCGTCACGAGCTGCACCTTGATGTCTTCGAGGGCATCCGAGACCTGCTTGGGCACGATGTCGAAGATGGTGACCTGGTAGCCGACTGAAGCGAACAGCATCGCCCAGGAGCGCCCGATCAGGCCGCTGGAAGTTGGGTTTCGAGATGTAATTAGCTGGATACAGGCGTAAATGCTCACgtcttatcatcatcatcatcatcacaaccaaCTGTGCCCCAGCAGTCGGGACGTgatcccactgctggggcacaggtcTCCTTCTAATAAAGGAAGCGATTTAGGcttagtccaccacgcgggcATAGTGCGGATTGGTGAAAACAAACAAGCGTGTGCAGAGAACGTTGTTGGTTAGTGGTCTACCCGTCTGTCAGATGTCATTCAAGCTGAACAAAgccctctgactaggctttacTACTACTGCCGAAAGAGTAACCGTGACTGCCTAGTGCTTGTGAAGGGTGTAGAAAGGTACAAGCTATGAGTGTGTGTTTctatacttactataaaatttatgataatATCTAATGCGTgttatctattctattctacttaaatttaaaacaaaatagtgtcgtctgtttattttatctaagaCTGACTGaacctataaaataatatagattTTAAAGTTATCGGCGGTCACCTCTTATATTGTTTTGACCTCTGTGTTGTGTTCTCGTAGGGAGTACAGTAGGTATTAGTTGTTGATGGGTGATTCCGGTGATTCGtatgtaaaattaaagttaacGACTGTCTTATAGAAGGtaatgtataagtacctataggtatatacatGGTGTAAGATGTGAACACTTTCATCCATTCAATGAACatgtaaataggtaggtaggggagaccggggacaaaagtaacagtttgtagtttctgtctgatttctcgttattaataacatttacgataaaataaatatagtcatATAAAACTTTCGTTTATagtctacaaatatccattattactttacttaatgcatctcgaattttagcatttctaaagcctcaaaaaaaaaagggaaatcgttactttcgaccccatggtcaggacgaaagtaacaaggcatgggtcgaaagtaacaacccataaattctgcccaatgttataaatacgattcaaaagaaaggacaaaaaaaacaatcaaattatttagttaagatAACTTCTTACAAAACTatcgaaactaaaaaaaacttatgacttattgacaaaactaaaaaaacttcttaatataaactgtaaatgtgatccatcatttaaactgactaactgataagaagttcttttatttgtgccataatatacaatattatgacacaaatatctaatcaaaacaacaaaaaataaaaaaatataatttgacatggcaaacttacgtaagtaattcgttacttttgtcctgccgcgagctgttacttttgtacccatccccatttttgaaatatcaggcgacataactttaaaacagcacgtgttattcgaaaacaatttatgacatgctacagacaatcttataatgaatcaataaacaaatagtcatatggttcttggcatctttattctacgtaaacactaaatgaataaacacccaaaaacttacttttggtgtgtaaaatcacgaaatgctCACTAAAACAACCTTGCACCGTGGCACGGATGCGGAAAATGATATCATGCGCGGGGGGCATCGCATGCTGACTACCAGCGGTCGCTTGAGAAGTTAAGGCTATTGGGGAAGTCCACagagtctttgttactttctacccgctgttacttttgtccccggtctcccctacgtAATCAATGTATGTACTAAACTTTTTATTGATAACACGTAACAACATCCACTTATTTATCAACATTGCATAATAAAATTGCGTTCAATAGaagctatttttaaaacactGCAGTTTAGCCCTACTGCAGGCAAATCAATCAGGTAGGTTTTAAATGCATGTTAACCctcacataaataaatatagatgGTCTGAGATGTTAACCACCAATACAGCTCTGGGTCCACCAATACAATAGGTACAGGGTCTACATAGGTACGTTAAGTTGATCGTTAAGCAACTAttagatataatataaatgGTTAGGCATGTAGATAAGTATAACAtaagataagtaagtacatgtatttatattatatatatagtaACGATTTTCTCCATATATTGACAAATTTTGTGAAAGGTACGTGATTTATACTtagatataagtacctagtacagacataaaacataactacctacattataaGTTTCAGGGAATGACGGACTGAGTAGCCGCCTAGCCTTTTGGGTtactattatattaagtatggcACTTTTGACACACCCTTCAACGtctgtcatcatcatcatcatcagatcgTGTGATTTCTAATCAGGTGCTATGCCCTATGGGTCGAAGACCTTCATTTCTTCCGATCCTGTCCCACGCCTTCGATTTCTTGGCAGCAGCTCATACCCGATACATGCACGATATTGCGACGGACTGTGGCTTTCGCCCGACCTATGCTTATTTAACATTGATATCCGATAACTATACAGCATCTTTAACCTATTTTACGTAATTATTCAGTGAAACAAAATGCACTGCTGCGAATACTAGTAAATAGttgttattgtaaatataTGGTGTGGTGAGTCCTTTTGTTTCGATAACATTGCACTTGACACGAGAGCCGTTATCACAGTGCTAGTAACAACAATTAACTATCTGTAATGAGAACGACTTTACAAGGCCATAATGTTTTCACTGTAGGGAaagatataggtaggtaggtatctatgtTGTTTTCAGCATAggattaaatatacatatgaGAACTACCTACGTAAAACTCTATGGTATGAGCAATCGAGGAAAATAATGCTTCGTACTTATGTTAAACTGTTAAATTCAAATCTTTTGGGCCAGGTAAGGGGTTCAAGAAGCAATATCAAGATGAGATatcatttattaattgatgaaaataaataacgaTTATAATTTGCCTAAGAATTCGGAAATTATGAGGTAAAAGGATATTATGTCTAGAGGAGTCAACAGCAAGGGTACTTACTATGcttaaatgaaaatgaaccaattttttttctgtgtttATTATCACCAGTCCTTTCAGTTTTTAAtcgtaataaaaacaaaaacggtAGGATAAGTACTTGTCTTCTAATCAATCACAAAATTTATCACTCACTCAGTCAGCACTTAATAATAATCTATATAAATCAATGAGCATTCATTGCCACAAGTACatactattaaaataaaatatctcaGTAGGAAACTATGTTTCACGTAAGAATGGATGCAGCGCCTCTAGTGGTCGTTATGATAAAACATATTCAGGTTGACAGATCCAAATGAACACTTACTTAAAGATAGTGATGAGTCACAGGGTTACGAAGGGGTTTAAGAAggctgtaagtaggtactctttATACTAAATAAGTGGTACTAAACCCAGCACGgagcgcatttaagacgtgacaaaagttatccagctttgaggctgcgcgatgtgagtgagcccgatgcaaaacttttgtcacgccCCGAGCTAGCCCTTCAGAACTATCTTTAGACTGCAACTGAATATCATACGATCATTTTCACTCCCTCTAACATCCCCTAAGCACAGAATCATTGACCATTATTACACGAAACGCCCTCTAACCCTAAGCACAGACGGTGCCAGCCACCGCCTCGCTGGTGTTTATGCTGTAGATGCCGTAGTTCACCTCGCTGGAGTCCAGCCCCTTGTAGATGAACCGGGGCAGCTTGTCTACCAGGAACCATAGGGTGCCTTCGTTGTCCACCTGAAAATTTATAGGTATTGTGGAATTTAGGGTGTTtgaaacataacataaactcTCCCGTTGTAATCTGGAGTCAAAAACCAAATAAGCCTTCTAATattggtacttacctacgGTAGCTAAGTCGTTATCGTAttgttacaaaatatttaacaagAGACAAGAGATATAGGCGAATGTAGGAAGGACCTAGCCAAGCAGCTTTACCTTAGaagggtagccggtagtgccTGAAAAAAGTGTTCTGGTCCTCTTTGCAAGTGTATGTAcgtacattatttttaagcGTATCGGACAAGGTGACAATGTTTAGTCAGTCAGATTAACGTAAACTCGTCAGTTGCAGACTGCACAGGGTGCGCTGGACGCATACGAACATCCGATATATGACTCGAAATGGCTCCTTCCTTCGCGCACCCCAAAATTAACTGAAAGCTCTTCCTCACCTTCAAGTCGTTGGGGAACTCGAACTTGGGGTCGCTGAACACGAGCGCGTTGTTCTCCGTGGTGAACGGCTTCTCCGTGTTCCAGCACCCCACGCCGTTGCGGTTCACCtgaaatgtattattttagtgttatttaagtttatttttgttttatttgcctgaatgaattttatttttcatacgTTGCAATTTTTCCAATTTGCTGATTACACATTTGTTATGGCGATATGGAAACTTATATTACAAACTATATTAGGCGCCGTTTTTTACGTTTAAAATTGGACTTTGTCAGTTGACAGAGTCAATTTCATTTTACACAGTAGAATTTTGTGCCTTTTTCAGAATAAGTCTCAAATATTGCAGGTTTTTCAATATTCCCTTACCTGTGAGTAGAACAAAACTTTGGTTTTTGGGTCGTAGAAGCTGGCTGAAGTCTGTGTCTGAGGTCCTTTGTCACCCAGCAGCTGAAAACAATGGAAAATATaggtttaaacaaaaaaaacttcatgCCAGTTTACTCTATGTATATGCAtgattatgtaagtatttattagttttattttctacTCAATGAAGCGCTTCATTAGCTGCCAGTGATGCGTAAATGCTGTGATCGGATGTCCAGTCAATCAATACCTCCCTGACAAGAGTGAACGTGAGCAAATTTCTTACTTTGCTAATGGCCATTTTCTATATTATCATGTTATCCTATCTGTCTAGCTCTTATTTCTCTGGCATGATTCTCTCAGCTTCTACATCGAGGTGCTTTACAGGACCTCTGAAGTAACCGGTGAAAACTTAAAGTTAAAACTGAAGCAAAGATTTTTATTCAATTCTCGGCGCTAGTCGATGTTGAACCTTAACGACTGTTTTCGCTTTAAAGTTGCGGCCGGTTGaggtaaaatattaattgtcaccTTGAAGTCATGGAAGGCCTCCTCCTTGTCGAGGCGCGTGTAGTTGCGCAGCAGCTCCGTGGACACGCAGAACTCCTTCGTGCTCGAGAACGCGTGGAAGAACATCGTGCGGTACCTGTAGGTAGATATTGTGAAGTTAGCAAAGGGGTTACAGACCTTACAGTTAACCTTACTAATAGTGTGTAGCAGTACCTAGCTGCTATACATATACACCTTTGTACTTAACTTGTCAACAGGCCGTTTGTATTAAAACGGCCTGTTTATAACGGATCATCGGGAGACTCCAATGTCTATTCTGTTTCTGCAGAAGTAGAACGTATTCTGACGAAGTACACGTTTGTTTCTACTACGTGCTTGTTTCATTTCTACTACGGCAGAACAGACATTGCCATTATCATTCTATTCCAccttttaaaaatacctactgagaatttataaatgttaatttagtaattaagctgtccccgcgcgcttcgcttcgccttaaaaagttttctcgtgggaattccgggataaaaagtagcctatgttctttcccagggtgtagaccatatgtataccaaatttcattcaaacccgttcagtagttttggcgtgaaagagtaacagacagacagacacagttactttcgcatttataatattagttaggatagttaggataaagtactagctgttcccgcgcgcttcgcttcgccttaaaaagttttcccgtgggaattccgggattaaaagtagcctatgttctttctcagggtctagctagaccatatgtataccaaatttcattcaaatccgttcagtagtttttgcgtgaaagagtaacagacagacagacacagttactttcgcatttataatataagttaggaTGCACTAGGCTTGATAGGCAAGGCAAAGTAAATCCAGATAGAGATCATAACACCTAATTACCCAATTTAAAAcaacctatataatattaaaaccaCTCAGGAAGAACAAGCAATTTCCCAACAATGCTattcaaaataacaatatGTGCAATTTGCATTAACATTTTTTATCGCGATCTACgatgttttaataaaagtttACAAGCGTAAAGAGGCGACCTCCGGTTAAATGGACCGGTAGCTTTGAGGTCAATGTCAGGCAACTTGTTTcatttctattttattatcattataattgATAACAAATCATAAATAAGCTTTCAATGTAATGCAACTATTTGCTAGTTTGCATACACGTGTGTTGTTAGACCTCGAATTTAATGCAAAGACAAGATAGGTGATCttttctataatatttttaattgatGTTCTAAATACTGTTATAATAGCTAACATCAAAACTGACTGGCTTGGTATTCAAATTTGGTACCCTCTTTGTGAAAAGAACCATTCGAATTCTAGGTGCTTCATAAAACAAATCTGAAACTGAACTGATTTATACTCTGTGACAAGCCAACCAGCAGTACACAACCACCTACCCATCCTCCCTGGGCTCCGACAACGCCAGTCCAAACACTCCATCGGTCCAGTGGAACTCGATGCCGCCGACATTGTAGGAGCCAGCCAGCGGGTCGAAGTGGAAGTAATGGTGGGCGATCCTCCAGGAGTCGTCCTGTTTCAGGCTGTAGACCACCACGCTGTAGGCGCCCAGGTCTGGGATGTAGGCGAAGGCGTTGTCGCAGCTGTTCTTGTCCACGTCTACCACCTGGAAAAAGGGAAAGAGAACACAAGGTTACATAAAAGAACATAATATAGCTACGTAGAAGGGCAAAATAGATGATGAAGATTTCGAGCAATTAAAGGTAATCCTGAATAATGTTTCTTACGATGAGGTTCCGTCTTATCTATAACAACAAATACACAAAATGATCAAtatatttaatgaataattgtGTATTAAAATCAGATCAAAGATCGTCATTATCTTGCACAAAAGGCTCAAAAGTACTTACAACGTTAGCAAAGAACGAGTCCTCTTTCATATCTTCAACTTTGAAGTAGTAGCGGTGGATTAGCTCGTCAGTGTTCAGATCGAAGATGGCGAGGGAAGGACCCGTGATTTGATTCGGCGATCctaaacacaaaaaacaaatCGTAAAATCATCGGAAATAATTACATCGTGACTAGTATTATCTTAGATCTACACAATCAAGTCATCCGTCAATTATCCGATGAACCAATCTATAGAACTGGTTGTATAAATCTTCCGCTGTCGCTGTCGCTTGCTACACATACAGAACAAGGTAAAGATTAGCATAGAAACCGCACCGTTAGATTAGAGCGAAGTGTCGTGAATTCATGATTCGAGAGCTGGCAGTACGTGGCATACgtactggagggttactctatgcTAACGAGAaacgaacaaacgagagctgtcgtgcaatcgggaAATATAGTCTGGGTTCACGCAGCAGCGCTCCTAAacttggtttttcgtcatgtaGAGTGACCTCCTTGATGTAAGAAAGCCAATTTTACTGAGCCCACGCATGCAACGATCTGTTCACTACCCTATTGTTACGCACCGCATCTATCACTTTATGTAATAAACAGTTCGATACCATTGCAGAAATGGTGATTGATTGTCGGCTAGGATACCGTAACTTATAATTTTCTCCTTCAACTAAACATTAGTGAATTTAAGTCGATGTTAAAGATTTATGAGTAGTACAAAAACTAAACACTAGTCAAAGAATACTAACTAGAGTTTGTGAGAAATTAcaacaatattttctattgtGGTAAACGGTATCTTGAATAATAATTCTATTGTGCCTCATATAAATATGTTAGTTGGTGCTTGTCCAAATAATACCAAAATTCCAGTCGGTCTGTGCCAATATCCAAAAACTCACCCAAAATATCAGCCAGACCGGAGTCCATAACCCAGAGTCGATCGCAGTCATCTATGAAGACTCTGAACACTGACACTATCGAACTGTTTGAGGGAAGCTCCTTCGCGGTGTCAGGAATGAGGTTGTCTTTCCACGAGGGGTACGGCTTCAGCAGCTGATCCTGCGCTCCATCCACATCTATGTAGTTTAGGGATGAGGCCACACCATTCTTCCACTTGGGTACAGTGACGAAGAGTTTGTTCTTCCAGCGCGCCAGGCCAAGCGGCAGGTTGTGGGCGGGGACGAACGTGCCGTCTTTGATGGCATTCTCTTTATCAGCGGGAGTGTCCCAGGTGTAGTCCACTTCTTTCCACGCGAAGCGTAGAGTTGGTGTCGCGGCCCTACAGACCGTAGCCACCGTGAGGACGGCCAAAACTATTGCCCTCATGCTTGATAGCTGTAAGCAAGAATTAAGAATAATCAGCATTGTTGTATCATATCATGCATATCACAGCCATGTCTacgcataaaatattacacGCTGCATGTAGTAGCCCTACTTCACTGCCCATTTAATTCCAGAATCGATTGGGCCGTTAACTTGTTATAGACTTATTggttatatttattgaaagGTTAATGATCTGATTTACTTTCAATTGTACCGTATTCGTATCTGGTTTTGTAAATCGGACACAAAACGAGATACGACCTTTTTCTGTCATTCTTTCCGGTCTAAAGTCCAGTTTTGCAGTTAAAACGATTTGAACCCGCTTGTTTTGGCAATCTCAGATCTACCAAGAAGGTCACAATTTAATAATGACTTGGAAATCCTGATGGAAACCAGATAGGGCAAGTAGAAGTACCTACGTCTCAGCGATGCCGCAATATTTAATAGCTGTAGGTATTATGAGATGAGCATCCCAGAGCTTCACAATAAAGAGCTGGCTCACGTTTTTGCAATTGGCTTGTGAAGTTGTGATCTTATTATTGAGAAACGTCAAGTCGCTGTGTTGTAGCTCAACTAGTCCGGATCATCGCTTGTTTATGGGAAACTCAGGCGCATCCTTTACGCAATGCAGAAAAACGGCGAATCTGTCATGTAATCCGCACCGAAATAAAGTCACATTGTAATAATGAGCTAAAGTGGGTTCCTGTGACCTGCAGCGTTGTGGTTGCATTGTGTACTTGTGTGACAGATAATGAGGTGTCGCGATTTATGACGCATTGTTCGTCCGACAGTCGACCATCGGCTGCATTCCGTATCAACCGTTATACTTACTCATGTACCTTTTTGCTAATTAAAAAACGTTGTtcttttaaaaacatataGGCAATTTGTTAATGAATCTCATTAAAAGGTCAATGAATTCTAATAGATGAATCAGATGAATTATACATAGACTGGTCCGGTACAGGCGAAATAGGTATGCTATTAATTTGCCACTGAGCATACACAAGCCAATAGTATGAAAAGTGTAGAGAATGTTGCGATCATGTCCGCTCAAGGTTTAAATCTATTTGTTGGTTTACCATTAAAGGACAAGTCGTGCATTCAAGGAAATGACTTTTCGTACTCCATTCATGCTCAATTGAAtgattatacttattatatataaatgttGTAAATTATGTATTCACATCGGTATCTAATTAGAACTTAAGTATTTCCTTTTGAGCTAAGGTATAAGCTACTAGAGTTCACGTGGATTAGTTAGCATTCCTAACATAcaccaaataaaatattattagcgGGACAGCGTATTGCATACgagatgtattttttttaaattttatataaaccaaaaagttttattttttgtatggatacaaaaaagtaggatttatacctatttatcaGAGGTATTAGGGACATTACCTATATCGACGTACCAGAGTAAAACCCAGTCTACTCAATCAACAGAGCTCAATCAATTATTTCCCTAAGTGGGTTTTAATATCAGGTCGATAGTGAGCCTgatcgtttatttttatacttactaatcAGTGGCCGCGTGCCACGGTAGGTAAGCAAAGCGAAATCGAAAACTAAGCAGTAAGGAAACTGCTTACATAGAATTCGATACCATTTACGGGTTTCCCAAAACACTTTTTTGTGACGTACAAACTTAGGACATTACCTACACCCGAGTCTGCGTTGTTCAATGATTTCGACAAAAGTAATAAAGGCAAAAATACCAAACTAAATAAAACAGCCCAAAGCAtacttttgaattttgaacTAGGTACTTGTTTAGAAAAcagaagtaggtataaaatatataaccaGTCGCCGGTTATCGTTATGGTACCtacatttgtttttgtttcagcttgtatggaaataat
Proteins encoded:
- the LOC105396441 gene encoding protein yellow, with translation MRAIVLAVLTVATVCRAATPTLRFAWKEVDYTWDTPADKENAIKDGTFVPAHNLPLGLARWKNKLFVTVPKWKNGVASSLNYIDVDGAQDQLLKPYPSWKDNLIPDTAKELPSNSSIVSVFRVFIDDCDRLWVMDSGLADILGSPNQITGPSLAIFDLNTDELIHRYYFKVEDMKEDSFFANVVVDVDKNSCDNAFAYIPDLGAYSVVVYSLKQDDSWRIAHHYFHFDPLAGSYNVGGIEFHWTDGVFGLALSEPREDGYRTMFFHAFSSTKEFCVSTELLRNYTRLDKEEAFHDFKLLGDKGPQTQTSASFYDPKTKVLFYSQVNRNGVGCWNTEKPFTTENNALVFSDPKFEFPNDLKVDNEGTLWFLVDKLPRFIYKGLDSSEVNYGIYSINTSEAVAGTVCA